The Hevea brasiliensis isolate MT/VB/25A 57/8 chromosome 9, ASM3005281v1, whole genome shotgun sequence nucleotide sequence agttgatcccctatacagctctcttaatccaacctgtgccagcgaagaactcagctcggacttccacttaataaaccaattcggggtcccagcgaagaactcaagccgtgtttaccccaaaggaccgggtcccagtgaagatctcaagctgtgtctacccgttctgtccatagccaacaccacaccacacgcacgccaacgcacgcacactgctctaaattatcacaacaacatccatagcactttaacaattatgaatgcaatataaaaacgtgcctagtgtttaactacataaatacatatttataagtaatgcaagggaatgcttgaacatataataatatcgaaattacaattaaaattaatagtttactcacagacttgacagcagtcactgtggaggaagaaggctgtctcggctcacctgacaattttattacaatcatttaataaatttgactccatacaaactaagaaaaagaccaaagacgtcctaagtcgtgccgaaaatccggcagagtctcccctatacttaggacctacccaacctgcaaatggatttaaaacacacttctatatccatcaaccatacacccacaactcaatcatatcacacagcccctcatgggcccatccaaacagtcatcaatcacaatatgtaaaattacagtttagtccttataattgaccatttttgcaaaaactacccaaataaactctaaaaattctaaaactttgccccgctgtccttagcaatattaccaggctattgcaaaaagaatcataattttctgagctaccacgaatattttatggatttttaattctatttaagcactagaaaattacgaaaaagcaaggttcgggtttacctatgccgattccgatctcAGGAACGCGCTCGGGGCATCTAACAacagtggggtagccaaaatctcgatccaattcggatacttttttggtagccggtctgtctggtcggaaattcacagactcggacaactgtcgaattcccACGAAtttaaggtacctacacgaagctcacaatacgggggttagtatataatttttacggaattttctaagctcatttaatgctcggaaaaacactatgaAGTTCCGTTGGACTCAccgaaaacggtgtcgaaaaattttgaaatttatattgccgcgaagctctcgatgagtagagtgctctggtactctcggttttctcgtggggttcacgatttgcgagaaatctagcccaaaagtcaaaatgggctaaaacttcccggaaaaaaattggacaaaccgcttgatggattttggtgttcttgatgTCTATGGAGAGCTCTCaaagtgtagatggtgtttgacccaagacccggcccaattggTAGCCGGATCGGCCGGGAAGTTGAAACTGCGCGCGCGAGTTTTCCAGTCGCTTAAAGcgtcggccggccgtggggagaCGGTGGGGCGGTGCGCCTGCgaggggaggtgagaggagagagaaaacgggagagagaggaagagaggaaaacgcgcgcgggaagaaaaagaagaagaagaaggagctgGCCCAATTCGGTCAGTCCGATCCGGTCCAGTTtgattcggtcggttcgattcagggtactcgaaattgaatttttactctgccttgggaccaaaaacgaggtccaaaaattccgaaaaaattccaaaaaactcagaaaaatccatagaatccaaatatatttttagttttaccacgtggtctttaaattaatttttaaaaatcatcaaagttttatattttcggaaaatcaaacccgatttctaaaatccgaaaaatttcaaataatttcctaaaatttaaataaaattaaaacattaatattactaacaaaataataaatttaaaaatttggggtgttacatggtaCACTATAAATCTACTTAAAAAATGCAGAAAGGTCTTGAAAATCTTCGTAATACTAGAAATACTATATTGGCTTAAAGTCTGCAAAAAGAGGTGAAATTTATGGGAGCAATTTTACTAGCATTTAGTAGGtagcaaaaagaaaaaaaaaattaaaaagggcaATGTAATATTAATAGTTACAGTAAAAACAAAACACTGATTCTCAAGGATATGACTACAAATTAGTGTGTAAGTGTATATATAATCTGATTGTTTCGGTTTTCCTTGGTTATTTCTCAGATTTACTCATCAAAACTTCATAAAATAAGCTAAATGTTGGTTGCATGAATGATTTTGTGGATTTTAATAAAAGGATGGGTTTCAATGTAGTCTCAAGTTAGACCACCCATCTACTCAGGTTATATTGGGATAAAGCCATAATTGGTCAATTTTTGTTTATAAATTTGATGCATTGAATTtgtattaaaagaaaaaaaacatccctataagcaaaaaaattaaacatgattaaattttcttttcattatttCTAGTGGGGTCAATACAGAGAAAAATCCAAAAGTAGTAGTTGCACCTAGCCGTTTGACAAAACTATATAAAGCAATGTTTTAAATACGAATAATCAATAGAAAAGTGCGCGTGACATCACCTTCAATTTGGCCTTCCTGCTAGCATCCAGATGTTAGATTCATTCAGATATTAAACTTTCCCTTTTTTTCCCGTAAGTTACGTCAAAATTTCAAAACCGTAAGGATCAATTGTATTCTATAATATTAATAGCATTAGCATTTAGTACTGTCCTTGCTTGACTATCCGTCACCTTGAAATTTAAGGCACCGTGAAAGCAAAAGCAGGCAGAAAATTATGCAACACGAAAAACTCGAGTTAGGTGGAAGAAAGCAAAATAAATCAAATTCCAGCAACAACCCAAAACCAGTAAAAGCATTGAATCACTGCTGTAGCCTCCAATATGTGAATAAAATCCACGTTggatctttttttttatatacttcTGATAAAGCAATCAGCAAACAGCCAACATTGGCAGCTGCTCCACCCCACAACATGCATAACTAAGTCAAAGCTTCTAATCCTAACGTTAAGGAATGGGGAAGAAATCTCATCGTTCCATATCCAACCTACCCAAGAAGCTGAGGCAGCAATACACTTGTACCAGATTACCTGGTGCGATCAGACAAAAAAAAGATTATCAGGTGTGAACAGAAGACCATTTCACACCCTTTTAGAAAATGACATGAATGAAGATAACAATAACAacagcaggaatttaaaatcatgaTTTTGAAAATAAATGTCATTTATTTCTAACTTGTGGCTTTTGGTATATCCTCCAACCATGGGATCGAGAACAATGACATTTAACCTTAAAATTTGAATAAGGATGAAGCAGTGTCTGCAAAGTAGGAAAATTAATGTCCATGAATTCAGAGAGAACTATGCAAACAGAAAACCTCTGCAAATCAAAACCAACCTTttccaacttttctcaatggctgATGCTGTAAGATTGATCCTTCTTATATATTTCCATTTGTCCATCATTTCCTTCAACTTAGCTCAAGATGTAGACCAATTCGTCTATAATGGCTTCCTGGGAGCTAACCTCCATCTTGATGGAATTGCAGAAATCCATCCCAATGGGCTGTTGCAGCTAACCAATACTTCAAAGCAGAAAATGGGTCATGCCTTCTATCGGTTACCTCTGAAATTCAGTTCAAATTCAGCCAGTTCATCTGAATCTATGTCATTTTCCACTATCTTCGTGTTTGTCATGGTTCCTGAGATGCAAAATCTTAGTGGCCACGGCATAGCGTTCACTATCTCACCATCCTTGGACTTCAGCCTTGCTGTAGCAAGTCAGTATTTGGGACTCCTCAACACTTCAAACGATGGTCTTTCTACCAACCACATTTTAGCAGTTGAACTTGATACCATTCGTAGCCCCGACGTTCAAGACGCAAATGAAAACCATGTGGGAATTGATGTGAACAGCCTGAATTCTATTGAATCAGCTTCAGCAACTTATTTTTCCAATACAGAAGGGAAAAATAGGAGCTTGAATCTCGTTAGTGGAGATCCCATACAGGTTTGGATAGACTATAATGAAACAGAAACATTACTCAATGTGACTCTAGCTCCAATTAGTAGCCCAAAACCAAACCAACTGCTCTTGTCAACATCCATCAATCTTTCTGAAATTCTTCTGGAATCCATGTATGTTGGTTTTTCTGCAGCAACTGGAACACTTGCAAGTGACCACTATATTCTAGGATGGAGCTTCAACAAAGCTGGAAGAGCACAAAGCCTTGATATTTCAAAGCTTCCTTCACCTCCCCCACATAGGAAAGCAGAAAAGGAACCAAAAGTGATGATTGTAGTTATACTTGTAGCAGTAATGGTTGTAATTGTAACAATCACTGTAGGTACATATATTATAAGGCGGaagaaatatgaagaaatatgtgATGATTGGGAAAGGGAATATGGTCCTCAAAGATTCTCCTATAAGAATCTCTACAAAGCAACCAAAGGCTTTAAAGACAGAGAACTTCTTGGAGCAGGAGGCTTTGGAAAGGTTTATCGAGGAGTACTCCCTTCTTCCAATCTACAAGTTGCAGTGAAGAAAGTCTCACATGATTCGAAACAAGGGATTAAGGGATTTGTAGCTGAGATTGCCAGCGTAGGAAGGCTGAGGCACAGGAACCTGGTGCAACTCCTTGGCTACTGCAGGAGACGCGAAGAGCTCCTCTTGGTCTATGATTACATGCCTAATGGAAGCCTTGACAAGTTTCTATTTACCAATGAAAAGCCAGCCCTTAATTGGTCTCAAAGATTTCAAATCCTCAAAGGAGTGGCATCTGGCCTTCTTTACCTCCATGAGGAGTGGGAACAAGTTGTTCTGCATAGGGACATAAAAGCTAGTAATGTTCTATTAGATGGTGGTTTAAATGGACGACTTGGAGACTTTGGCCTTGCTAGACTGTACAATCATGATTCCAATCCTCAAACCACCCATGTGGTTGGGACTGTGGGTTATTTGGCTCCAGAACTTGCTAGATTTGGAAAGGCAACCACTAGCACTGATGTGTTTGCTTTTGGGGCTTTTCTGCTTGAGGTGGCTTGTGGTAGAAGGCCAATAGAGCTTCTAGGACTTCCTAAAGAGGTAATTTTGGTAGATTGGGTCATTGAGTGCTGGAAAAGAGGAGCTATTCTTGATGCCAGTGATCCTAGATTGGAAGGAAATTATGTGATAGAGGAAATGGAGCTGGTTTTGAAACTAGGACTTATCTGTTCACACTCTGTGCCAACAGTGAGACCGAGCATGAGGCAAGTGATGCAGTATTTGAATGGTGATGCTACTTTGCCAGACGTAACACTAGAAAGTGCTGCTATTGGTACATTCATAACATGTAATGAAGCCTCTGATTTTGTAATGTCATTTCCTTCCTCTGTTGGGAAGGGATCTGGGCGTTCCTTCTGTAGCATCGATTCAATCCTCACTGGAGGTCGTTGAATCACTGACATGTCACAAAATGGGCACATAGTTCCGATTACGTAAGTTTCTACGATAGACATGATAGTCTACTTAGCAGCGTGTTATTATGGAAGTTAATTCTGGTTTGGTGGGTGCCTATAGAACAGTCCTGAGGTttgccttaaaataaattttgattcttCTTGCttcaaaattgaaatttctgaTCCTTTTGGTTGGTTAATAACTTCACACTTTAATCCTTGattataaaattatcaaaatttaattagacTTTAGTTACTAGCATTATAAATTAAACTACAATAgtctcaaattttaaattttaattgaacttTAGTCCCTAAATTGTTATACTGCCTCCTTCCACAAAGGTAGTCA carries:
- the LOC110636991 gene encoding L-type lectin-domain containing receptor kinase IV.2-like — protein: MKQCLQSRKINVHEFRENYANRKPLQIKTNLFQLFSMADAVRLILLIYFHLSIISFNLAQDVDQFVYNGFLGANLHLDGIAEIHPNGLLQLTNTSKQKMGHAFYRLPLKFSSNSASSSESMSFSTIFVFVMVPEMQNLSGHGIAFTISPSLDFSLAVASQYLGLLNTSNDGLSTNHILAVELDTIRSPDVQDANENHVGIDVNSLNSIESASATYFSNTEGKNRSLNLVSGDPIQVWIDYNETETLLNVTLAPISSPKPNQLLLSTSINLSEILLESMYVGFSAATGTLASDHYILGWSFNKAGRAQSLDISKLPSPPPHRKAEKEPKVMIVVILVAVMVVIVTITVGTYIIRRKKYEEICDDWEREYGPQRFSYKNLYKATKGFKDRELLGAGGFGKVYRGVLPSSNLQVAVKKVSHDSKQGIKGFVAEIASVGRLRHRNLVQLLGYCRRREELLLVYDYMPNGSLDKFLFTNEKPALNWSQRFQILKGVASGLLYLHEEWEQVVLHRDIKASNVLLDGGLNGRLGDFGLARLYNHDSNPQTTHVVGTVGYLAPELARFGKATTSTDVFAFGAFLLEVACGRRPIELLGLPKEVILVDWVIECWKRGAILDASDPRLEGNYVIEEMELVLKLGLICSHSVPTVRPSMRQVMQYLNGDATLPDVTLESAAIGTFITCNEASDFVMSFPSSVGKGSGRSFCSIDSILTGGR